The DNA window GACACTAAAAGAATGGGATACTCAAGCTGATCCGGCAACGCTTACCTATAAAGTGGTGTTTTCATTACCGGTACCAAAAGATTTTAATTTGCTTGCGGGTATGTCGGGGCAAGTAGTCATAGATTTAAGCAAAGTAACCCGCTCACAAACGCCTTACACCATTTTACCCATTGAGTCGGTATTTTCAGATCCTAACAAAAGCCTTAGCGATAACGCCTATGTATGGGTTTTTAATCAACAAACCAGCACAGTGCATAAACAAGCCGTGAACGTGGGGCAATTACACCACGACACCATTGAAGTACTCAGTGGCGTAAAAGAAGGTCAATTGGTTGTTTCAGCCGGTGTCCACTCTTTAAAAGAAGGCATGTCTGTTCGCCCTTGGAATAAAGAGCGAGGCTTATAATTATGGGCTTTGCGCAACTATCCATCGAGAAAAAGGTCATTAGCTGGATGTTTACGTTGTTGCTATTGATTGGCGGCAGTGTTTCCTATTTTGATTTAGGACAACTGGAAGACCCTGAATTTACTTTAAAAAAAGCCATGGTGATCACTCTATACCCGGGAGCATCCCCGCAGCAAGTAGAAGAAGAAGTGACATTTCCAATTGAAAATGCCATTCAGCAGCTCCCCTATGTTGATTATGTCACCTCCATTTCATCCAACGGTAAATCGCAAATTACCGTAGAGATGAAAAGCAGCTATCGTAAACAAGAGCTAAGACAAATATGGGATGAAATGCGTCGTAAAATTAACGACCTCAGTCCCTCACTACCAAGTGGTGTTTATCCCAGTAATGTGATTGATGATTTTGCTGATGTTTATGGCGTGATGTTTGCGGTGACTGGCGATGGTTATTCATATGATGAATTAAAAGACTACGTTGATTATTTAAAACGAGAGCTGGTTTTAGTCAAAGGCGTCAGCAAAGTCGCTATCGCAGGGCAACAGCAACCACAGGTTATGGTTGAGGTATCAACCCAAAAGCTGGCACAGCTCGGTATTGCCCCAGGTCATATTTATGACTTGCTGCAATCACAAAATACGGTATCTAACGCTGGACGTATTCGTGTCGGTGATGAGTCTATCCGCCTGCATCCTACCGGTGAATTTAAAGATGTAACAGAGCTGGAAACTTTATTAATTTCAAAACCAGGTGCCAGCGAACTCATTTATTTGGGCGATGTTGCACAGGTTTATCGTGAATACGCAGAAGTGCCCACTAATGTCATTCACTATAATCAACAGCAAGCACTGCTGATTGGTGTTTCGTTTATGTCTGGAGTGAATGTTGTTGATGTGGGTAAACACATAGATGAGCATTTAGCATCTCTTGAATACCAACGCCCTCATGGCATTGATATAAGCTCGGTGTATAACCAACCAAAAGAAGTAGAGCAGTCTGTAGATGGCTTTATTGTTAGTTTAATAGAGGCCATTGCAATAGTCATTGTGGTACTGCTTATTTTTATGGGCTTAAAAAGTGGCGTTCTCATTGGCGGTATTTTATTACTGACTGTATTAGGCACCTTTATATTTATGAAGCTGTTTGCAATTGACCTGCAACGTATTTCTCTAGGCGCGCTAATAATTGCATTAGGGATGTTGGTTGATAATGCTATTGTTGTCACTGAAGGCATCTTGATCAACTTAAAGCGCGGACAAACAAAGCTTAAAGCAGCGGTTAATATCGTAGATCAAACGAAGTGGCCATTACTTGGCGCAACAGTAATAGCAATTACTGCTTTTGCACCTATTGGTTTAAGCTCAGATGCCAGTGGTGAATTTGCCGGTAGCCTATTTTGGGTGTTATTTATATCGCTGTTGTTGAGCTGGATCACCGCAATTACCCTCACGCCATTTTTTGCTCACTTAATGTTTAAAGAAACTGAATTTAAACACGAGCAGAACCAACAGCATGAGGACCCGTATCAAGGTATTATTTTCAATGGCTACAAAGCAACCTTAAATTTAGCTATGCGCTTTAGAAAAACAACCTTAGTCCTTATGGTTGCCCTTTTATGCAGCGCTGTAGTGGGATTTGGCTCGGTAAAACAATCGTTTTTTCCAGCCTCAAATACACCGATGTTTTATGTAGATTACTGGCAAGATCAAGGTGCTGATATTCGTGCCACCCTTGAGGGCATAAAACAGCTCGAAGCCTATTTACAACAAAATGAACTGGTTACAGAAATTACCAGTACGGTTGGCCAAGGTGCGCCGCGCTTTATGCTGACTTATGCACCAGAAAAATCCTACCCTGCTTATGGGCAGTTAATTATTCGTGTAACCAATCGTGAAGCGGTCGCTAAAGTAATGCAAAAGGTGCGCGATTACGCACAGCAGCATCCACTTTCAGCAAAGCTAAAAGTAAAGCCAATGGAAATTGGCCCATCAACCGATGCTAAAATAGAAGCGCGCTTTTCTGGCCCCGATCCAATCATATTAAGACAGCTATCATCTCAAGCTAAAGAGATAATCGCCAAAGATGAGGGTGCGTTTAATATTCGCGATGACTGGCGGGCAAGAACCAAAATGATTCGCCCACAATTTAACGAACAAAAAGCCCGCCGGTTAGGGATCACCAAGTTTGACCTCGACCAAGTACTGCTGACTAGCTTATCAGGTAAACAAGTGGGTGTTTATCGTGATGGTACGCAACTGTTACCAATTATTGCCCGCTCACCGGCTAGCGAGCGCTTAAACGTAGACAGTGTTCACGATTTACAAATTTATAGCCCTGTTTTAGGGGTGTTTGTACCGGTTACCCAAGTGGTTGATGAATTTATTGTTGAGTGGGAAGACAGCTTAATTATGCGTCGCGACCGCAAGCGTACTATTACTGTTATGGCGGATCATGATGTACTTGGAGATGAAACACCTGCTAAATTATTTGCTCGAGTTCGTGCTGAAGTCGAAGCAATTGATTTACCGCGTGGCTATGAAATGCAATGGGGTGGCGAGTTCGAATCATCAAGTAAAGCCAAAAAGGCTATTTTTGGTTCGTTACCACTGGGCTATTTAGCGATGTTTGCGGTTACCGTTTTACTGTTTAACTCAGTGAAAAAACCCTTGGTTATTTGGGCCACCGTGCCACTGGCTATTATTGGTGTTAGTGCAGGTTTATTGGTGATGAATGCCCCCTTTAGCTTTATGGCACTACTTGGTTTATTAAGTTTGAGTGGTATGTTGATTAAAAACGGCATTGTTTTAGTCGATCAAATAAACTTAGAGCTCAGCGAGGGTAAATCTCCCTATCAAGCAGTGTTTGACTCAGGCGTAAGCCGTGTGCGCCCTGTTGCCATGGCCGCTATAACCACAATACTTGGCATGATCCCATTATTATTTGACGTATTCTTCCAATCAATGGCGGTCACCATCATGTTTGGTTTAGGCTTTGCCACCATACTGACTCTGATTGTGGTACCGGTTTTATACACTGTGGTATTTAGGATTGATTACCCTAAACAGTAGGCTAATAAAAAACAATTAAGCTTATTTTTTTAAGCTTAATGTTCCACTGCTGCGGGTTTTATTCCCTGTAACAGAAGTTGCTTTGTGAGTATTTGATTTACCTACATACGTGGTTGAACGCTTTTGATAAGGGGTATTTCGGCTACTTTTTTTAGCGTGCTTTTGTTGCTCGTCATTATTTTCACGACGTGGATTCCCGCCCTGAAAATCATGTTTGTGAGCAGGTTTAGCATGACTCTTTTTAGCTTGTTCAGTGTAATTGCTCTGCTTAGCATCATCATAAAGTGAGTGTTCTTGCGTTTTGCCAGAATCAGCAATCGAGTCGTTAATTACCGCCATTTCTGCGTCACTTAAATGCCGCCATTGCCCTACTTTTAACCCTTTGAGAGTGACATTCATAATGCGAACACGTTTAAGTGTGACGACCTCGTAACCTAAATATTCACACATACGACGAATTTGACGATTTAAACCTTGAGTCAAAATAATAGTGAATTGCTGGGCACCTGTTTGCGTCACTTTACATTTTTTGGTCACAGTATCTAAAATAGGAATACCGTTGGCCATTTTATTCACAAACTGACGATTAAGTGGTTTATCGACGGTAACCACGTATTCTTTTTCATGGTTATTGCCTGCACGTAAAATCTTATTAACGATGTCGCCTTCGTTGGTTAAAAAAATCAGCCCTTCAGAGGGGCGATCAAGACGACCGATAGGAAAGATACGGTCAGGATAATTAACCGCTTTTACAATATTACTTTGAATTTTTCGTTCTGTGGTACAGGTAATACCGACTGGTTTATTGTAAGCAATGTAAACCCGTTTTGGTGGCGCTTTTAATGGCTCACCATCAACCAATACCACATCGCTGTGCGCGACTTTAACACCCATTTCGGGTAATTCGCCATTAACAGTAACACGACCTTGCTCAATATATTTATCGGCTTCGCGGCGTGAGCAAAACCCTGTTTCACTAATAAATTTATTTAAACGCTTTAAGTCTGTCATATGGCAAATCTTCTTAAATATAAAGGCGCATAGTTTAAACTACTCAAGCTATTTTTTCGCGCTTAATTTGCGCTAATTTACGCCATAGGTATTCAAGAGGTCCTTGCTTAAAATAACGACAGTAGAGAGCAGTAAACATAAGCTGTACAACCACTAAGCAAATAGCAACAAGCCAATAATCAATGCGGTTAAAACTAAGCGCCCACTGAGGGAAAAACACTTTAAACAATAACAACTGCACAATGGTTTGGCTTATGTATAAAGTAAACGCTAATCGCCCTACTTGTTGGATTAGCCCCCCTATTTGCGCGCTGTTGTTGCATAGTTTAACGATTAAATGAATATAAAGCAGCGCCACACATAAAGCAGCCAGTTCATTAACAGGCTCTTGTAACGCATAACCAATACCTTGATCATATGGCGTTAACACTAATCGTAAGCTAGTCAGTAACACACTTAACACAACTAACTTAATTAGCCCCGACCTGCTAAATCCATTACTAAACACATTACATTTGTAAGCAACGATACCAATTAGCATAAAGCCAGCACTTGCCCACAGTAATAAAATAGGCACTGTTAGCAACATATAAATACTCATTGTTATATTTTGGCTAAAATGAGCACCAATACTTTGATAATAACTATTATATATCTGGTAAAATTCGGGAGAATCTCTATAGAGTGGTTCCTCATCAAGCCCTAACATGAACAGAGCTGTGGCGAGTAAAGCAATAAAAGTAAAAAAGGCCGCTTTGTTTTTAAGCTCTTCATCCGTGTAATTTAAATAGCGTAATACCAGTAATGCTGACACTGCATATAAAAACAAAATGTCACCCGCCCACAGTAAAAAACCATGTATTAAGCCAAACACAATAAGCCAATATAGGCGTTTTTTTAATGGCTCGATGCATTGCTGTCGCTGAAATTGAATATAAAGACCAGCACCAAATAATAACGTAAATAATGTGCGAAACCGCCCTTCAACAAATATAAGGCTTAAGGTCTGTAAAATCTTATCAGTTAGGGGTGGTGTGGTGAGTGGCGTGTAATTGAGTTCAAAAATTGCGAAGGAATAGCAGTTAATAAATACTAGGCCGAGTACTGCTAGGCCCCTTATAAAGTCCATATTATAATTGCGCAAACCCTATCCCTTTAAATATTATCTTTGTAGCTATCGGCCCATTGTACTGCTTGTTTATAGAGTTTTGGCAAAAAAGCACTGTCTAAATTAATCAATAAGACTGCTTTCTCAAGTGCCCACCAACTTCCTGTTTCATACGCTTTTACTGTTTCCAGAATATAATATAAGTTATTTTTTTCGCCAGTTAATGCCGCTTTAATTTCATCCGGGAATGGCAGTTTATCAACCAACAACGCCATTGGCTGATCTAAGATAGCATCAAGCAAAGAAAACAGCCCAGTTAAAAATGCCTCACCCTGCACTTGTTTTGCGACTTTGCTGGCTATTAGCTCACAAAAACGAGCGCGAATAACACACATTTGCATAAGCTCTATCGGTTTATCACGCGCGGTGTGTGCCGTAACAATTAGACTCACAAACTTTTTCAAACGGGCTTGGCCTAAGTATACCAGCGCTTGTTTTAATGATGATATTTGGCTTTGCAGCGGAAATACACCGCTGTTTAATAATCGTAATAGCTTATAGGCCAATGCCGCATCAAGCTCAAATAAACCGGTGATCACTTTAACATCAGGATCTGGCTTCATTACTTCTGAGTAAATAGCGATGACAAGGCCATAATTATAATGGATATCCTTTTGTTCTATCATTGCGGGTCGCGCAAAGTAGTACCCTTGGAAATAATCAAACCCCATTTTTCGCGCTAATTTATATTCTTCATCGGTTTCTATTTTTTCGGCTAACAGTTTAATATTTTTGTATTTTTTAAGCTTATTGACCACCAGCGGAATTTCAGCCAGTGGCGTAAGCCGAATATCAAATTTAATTAAATTAACCAGCTTTAAGAAGCGTTCCCACTGTGGAGAGTAAACAAAGTCGTCGAGGGCTAATTTATAGTTACTGTGAAAAAGTTTACGGCATAACTCATAAGTGTCGTCGCTGGGCTCTATGGTTTCGAGTAATTCGATAACTACATCTTTGCAGGGTAAAAATTCGCATAAATCGAGTTTTAACGATTCAGGACCAATATTGATCAACGCTTTTTTTCCCGAAGTAATGTGTCGAGTACCTAAGTTAAGCTGGTTTTCCATGATAAGCCGAGCTGTTGCTTGACCATCAGATACACCAGGAAAGCAATTTTCTGGGCTATCGCGAAAAAGTAGTTCATATGCAACTACATTTTGATTACGATTAAGGATTGCTTGCCTTGCCACAAATACAGACACATTACCTACTTTTAATTATTTCCACCAGACTAAGTAATTAAAGCTCAAATAGGAACGGATGTCACTGAACTTTAATAAATTTTTTAATATAAGTATGTAATATAATCAGTTACAACGCTATCCCAACCAAAGCGGGTATTTTTAGCGCTATTTTTTATTGCTTGCCATTGCTTAGGATTAGTTTGTTTTACACGCAAAGCCTCAGATAAACTAACCAAAAGAGCTTCTGCCTGAGTCATTAAGGTATCACCAGTAAAACAAAATCCAGTCACATTATGCTCAACCGTATCTTTTAAACCGCCCACACTATGGACCAAACACGGCTGACCTGATCGCATTGCTAACATTTGGCTAATACCGCATGGCTCAAAAGAACTGGGCATTAAAAATAAATCCCCTAGTTGATACATTAAATCGCCTATGCTTTGACCATAGCCTTTTAAAAACAATAAGTTGTTATTACGTGCCATTGCACTAGTAAATAATTGCTCCAGTTTCCTATCACCCGAGCCTAATACAATCAAACGACCACTAAATTGATTTATAACCCTGCATACCGCATCGATAGTCAAACCATCATTGTGTTGCTGGCACAGCAATAATACTTTTTGCTCGGTGAGCCGCCCTACACTGGTCAGTAAAGGTCCTTTTTGCTCAGATGCCATAAATTGTAAAACGCGTTGGTGAGCAATATAGTGGCTGCTGTCTAAGTGTACATTTTTTGCCATCCAGCTAAAGAGCGTAGCTTCTATCTGCTCTAAAAGCTGGCTAAGCGTTGTCTGATGCGGATGCAGAGCTGTGTAATCACAGCCGTTAAGTATCCCAATCAGTTTGCCCTGCTCAGCCGCTTGTTGTAAATCACGCTCAAGACCTTCGCCACCAAAAAAGCCCCCTGCGTCATTACTCGCTATTTGCACTTCTTGGCTATAACTTGGTGAAACCACATGTACTTTATCAGCTAGATTAATGGCACTGCGCATCGGGTTAAAACAATGGGGATAACGAGGATCACAAAGCAATTGCCCGTCATAACTTAATGAGGGAAACCATGCTTCTAAGCTAGAAACATCGCCTTTAAAAGGGCGAATACCTTGTAAGGCTAAATTATGAACCGTGTATACTAAACGCAGCTTAGCAAGTTTGCGATAGCGAAGGTCAAACTTAAGTAACACGGCCACACACGCACTGTGCCAGTCGTGTAAATGTAACGTGTTTGGTTGTTTTAATATCCCTTGCAAAAGGGCTTCACAAATAGCGGCATTAAACAGTGCAAACTTACTTGCATCAGTAGCGAATGGACGATTGTCATCATCGTTGCAATACACACTATGTGATTGGCTAAACAAAGGGTGGCTTATTACTATTTGTCTCACCCCTTTTTGCGCCTGTGGAATTTCAAACAGAGATAAAACGTGCGAGGCTGAGTTAAACGCAACGTTTACTTCACCAATAAAACAGCGCTCCCCTAACTCAAATCCATAGTCTGGGATCACCACATCGACCGTTAAACTCTGCGCAGCTAAGGCTTTTGGTACATCACGAATGACATCGGCAACACCACCGACTTTGGCATTAGGTAACGCATCATTTTCTGCGGCAACCATTAATACATGC is part of the Pseudoalteromonas sp. DL-6 genome and encodes:
- a CDS encoding efflux RND transporter permease subunit; its protein translation is MGFAQLSIEKKVISWMFTLLLLIGGSVSYFDLGQLEDPEFTLKKAMVITLYPGASPQQVEEEVTFPIENAIQQLPYVDYVTSISSNGKSQITVEMKSSYRKQELRQIWDEMRRKINDLSPSLPSGVYPSNVIDDFADVYGVMFAVTGDGYSYDELKDYVDYLKRELVLVKGVSKVAIAGQQQPQVMVEVSTQKLAQLGIAPGHIYDLLQSQNTVSNAGRIRVGDESIRLHPTGEFKDVTELETLLISKPGASELIYLGDVAQVYREYAEVPTNVIHYNQQQALLIGVSFMSGVNVVDVGKHIDEHLASLEYQRPHGIDISSVYNQPKEVEQSVDGFIVSLIEAIAIVIVVLLIFMGLKSGVLIGGILLLTVLGTFIFMKLFAIDLQRISLGALIIALGMLVDNAIVVTEGILINLKRGQTKLKAAVNIVDQTKWPLLGATVIAITAFAPIGLSSDASGEFAGSLFWVLFISLLLSWITAITLTPFFAHLMFKETEFKHEQNQQHEDPYQGIIFNGYKATLNLAMRFRKTTLVLMVALLCSAVVGFGSVKQSFFPASNTPMFYVDYWQDQGADIRATLEGIKQLEAYLQQNELVTEITSTVGQGAPRFMLTYAPEKSYPAYGQLIIRVTNREAVAKVMQKVRDYAQQHPLSAKLKVKPMEIGPSTDAKIEARFSGPDPIILRQLSSQAKEIIAKDEGAFNIRDDWRARTKMIRPQFNEQKARRLGITKFDLDQVLLTSLSGKQVGVYRDGTQLLPIIARSPASERLNVDSVHDLQIYSPVLGVFVPVTQVVDEFIVEWEDSLIMRRDRKRTITVMADHDVLGDETPAKLFARVRAEVEAIDLPRGYEMQWGGEFESSSKAKKAIFGSLPLGYLAMFAVTVLLFNSVKKPLVIWATVPLAIIGVSAGLLVMNAPFSFMALLGLLSLSGMLIKNGIVLVDQINLELSEGKSPYQAVFDSGVSRVRPVAMAAITTILGMIPLLFDVFFQSMAVTIMFGLGFATILTLIVVPVLYTVVFRIDYPKQ
- a CDS encoding glycogen/starch synthase yields the protein MHVLMVAAENDALPNAKVGGVADVIRDVPKALAAQSLTVDVVIPDYGFELGERCFIGEVNVAFNSASHVLSLFEIPQAQKGVRQIVISHPLFSQSHSVYCNDDDNRPFATDASKFALFNAAICEALLQGILKQPNTLHLHDWHSACVAVLLKFDLRYRKLAKLRLVYTVHNLALQGIRPFKGDVSSLEAWFPSLSYDGQLLCDPRYPHCFNPMRSAINLADKVHVVSPSYSQEVQIASNDAGGFFGGEGLERDLQQAAEQGKLIGILNGCDYTALHPHQTTLSQLLEQIEATLFSWMAKNVHLDSSHYIAHQRVLQFMASEQKGPLLTSVGRLTEQKVLLLCQQHNDGLTIDAVCRVINQFSGRLIVLGSGDRKLEQLFTSAMARNNNLLFLKGYGQSIGDLMYQLGDLFLMPSSFEPCGISQMLAMRSGQPCLVHSVGGLKDTVEHNVTGFCFTGDTLMTQAEALLVSLSEALRVKQTNPKQWQAIKNSAKNTRFGWDSVVTDYITYLY
- a CDS encoding HDOD domain-containing protein, with product MSVFVARQAILNRNQNVVAYELLFRDSPENCFPGVSDGQATARLIMENQLNLGTRHITSGKKALINIGPESLKLDLCEFLPCKDVVIELLETIEPSDDTYELCRKLFHSNYKLALDDFVYSPQWERFLKLVNLIKFDIRLTPLAEIPLVVNKLKKYKNIKLLAEKIETDEEYKLARKMGFDYFQGYYFARPAMIEQKDIHYNYGLVIAIYSEVMKPDPDVKVITGLFELDAALAYKLLRLLNSGVFPLQSQISSLKQALVYLGQARLKKFVSLIVTAHTARDKPIELMQMCVIRARFCELIASKVAKQVQGEAFLTGLFSLLDAILDQPMALLVDKLPFPDEIKAALTGEKNNLYYILETVKAYETGSWWALEKAVLLINLDSAFLPKLYKQAVQWADSYKDNI
- the rluF gene encoding 23S rRNA pseudouridine(2604) synthase RluF → MTDLKRLNKFISETGFCSRREADKYIEQGRVTVNGELPEMGVKVAHSDVVLVDGEPLKAPPKRVYIAYNKPVGITCTTERKIQSNIVKAVNYPDRIFPIGRLDRPSEGLIFLTNEGDIVNKILRAGNNHEKEYVVTVDKPLNRQFVNKMANGIPILDTVTKKCKVTQTGAQQFTIILTQGLNRQIRRMCEYLGYEVVTLKRVRIMNVTLKGLKVGQWRHLSDAEMAVINDSIADSGKTQEHSLYDDAKQSNYTEQAKKSHAKPAHKHDFQGGNPRRENNDEQQKHAKKSSRNTPYQKRSTTYVGKSNTHKATSVTGNKTRSSGTLSLKK
- a CDS encoding DUF418 domain-containing protein — protein: MDFIRGLAVLGLVFINCYSFAIFELNYTPLTTPPLTDKILQTLSLIFVEGRFRTLFTLLFGAGLYIQFQRQQCIEPLKKRLYWLIVFGLIHGFLLWAGDILFLYAVSALLVLRYLNYTDEELKNKAAFFTFIALLATALFMLGLDEEPLYRDSPEFYQIYNSYYQSIGAHFSQNITMSIYMLLTVPILLLWASAGFMLIGIVAYKCNVFSNGFSRSGLIKLVVLSVLLTSLRLVLTPYDQGIGYALQEPVNELAALCVALLYIHLIVKLCNNSAQIGGLIQQVGRLAFTLYISQTIVQLLLFKVFFPQWALSFNRIDYWLVAICLVVVQLMFTALYCRYFKQGPLEYLWRKLAQIKREKIA